The genomic segment GATGGATTGCTGAAGTTATCCCGTCTCTCAATAGAAGAAGCCCAATCATTTATTGAAAAACTAAATGAAATATCCGAAAAATATAATGTCAAATTTATTATCGGAATGAATTGTAAAGAAAAGGAAATCCCCGAAAATTTAAAATCTTTTTTAATAGCATAAATGTTTAATAACATAAACATATACAAGGATTCCCCAGCCATCTAAGCTGGGGAATTTTAATGAGTTTTATTATTATAATGACATTAAAGGATAAAAATCAATTTTTCATTTATAATAGTACAAATAATTACATAAACTTTTTAATAAATTATACTTGAAAATTAAAAATATAGTATTACATTATATTGATTAATACTTTATAATAAAAAAATATTAATTAAAATCATTTAAGAAAAAGGAGTCAACAATAGAAATGAATCAATTAGTTGAACGTTTTATTAAATACGTAAAATATCCTACTACTTCTGATGAAAGTTCAAATACTTGTCCCAGTACAGAAAACCAAATAGCTTTTGGCAAGATGTTGGCAGAAGAATGCAAATCCATTGGCTTAAAAGATATAAGTATTGATGAAAATGGATATGTTATGGCAGTTCTTCCGGCTAATTGCGAAGAAGATGTTCCTGTAATAGGATTTATTGCCCACATGGATACCAGTCCTGATATGAGCGGTGAAAATGTTAATCCTCGAATTATAGAAAATTATAATGGCAAAGATATTGTTTTAAACGAAGAGAAAAATATTGTATTGTCTCCTAATGCATTTCCTAATTTAACCAAATGCATAGGAGATACATTGATTACAACCGATGGCACTACTCTTCTGGGAGCAGATGATAAAGCTGGTATAGCAGAAATTTTAACTGCCATGGAATACCTTATTCATCATCCTGAAATCAAGCATGGCAAAATATGCATTGCCTTTACGCCTGATGAAGAAATTGGAAGAGGTGCCGATCTTTTTGATGTAAAAAAATTCGGAGCTGACTTTGCTTATACCATTGATGGAGGATTGCTTGGAGAATTGGAATACGAGAATTTTAACGCTGCTCAGGCAAAAATTACAATACACGGTCAAAATGTTCATCCTGGTACTGCAAAAAATAAGATGAAAAATGCAGTATTAATAGGCATTCAACTTGCTCAACTTTTCCCCGAAAAAGAAATTCCTGCCTATACGGAAGGCTATGAAGGCTTTTATCATTTGAACAATTTCAACGGTAATGTGGAAAAAGTTGAAATGGTATATATTATTCGGGATTTTGATATGGAAAATTTTAATAAACGTAAAGATTTTGTAAAAGAGGCTATTGAAAAAATGAATGCAATATATGGTGATGGCACTATTCAATTAGAATTAAGAGATCAATACTACAATATGAAAGAAAAATTAGAAGACAAAATGTACATTGTAGAAAGAGCTTTTAATGCAATGAAAGCTGTAGGTGTTGAGCCTCACATAAAACCTATTCGCGGTGGTACAGATGGTGCAAGACTATCCTTTATGGGCCTTCCCTGCCCTAATATTTTCACAGGCGGTGATAATTATCACGGCAGATACGAATACATTTCAGTGAACTCAATGAAAAAAGCAGTTGAAGTGATTGTAAAAATCGCCCAAATATGATAAATATAACTTAAATGTGTTTTTATTCTCCCAAAATGGTACATCTATCTCCATAAAAGCAATAACCCCCTTGAGTTTCCGCAAATTTTATGGTAAGATATGACCAATTATTAAGGAAAATGTGATGACGGAGTTAAGTAGCATTTCATGGTTACAATTTCAGAGAGTAAATCGGCTGGTGAAAGATTTACAGTACATGAATATGCGAAATACACCTCTCGAACATTAGGCTAAAAACCTAACGGCTTCTCACCGTTATATG from the Defluviitalea raffinosedens genome contains:
- the pepT gene encoding peptidase T; this encodes MNQLVERFIKYVKYPTTSDESSNTCPSTENQIAFGKMLAEECKSIGLKDISIDENGYVMAVLPANCEEDVPVIGFIAHMDTSPDMSGENVNPRIIENYNGKDIVLNEEKNIVLSPNAFPNLTKCIGDTLITTDGTTLLGADDKAGIAEILTAMEYLIHHPEIKHGKICIAFTPDEEIGRGADLFDVKKFGADFAYTIDGGLLGELEYENFNAAQAKITIHGQNVHPGTAKNKMKNAVLIGIQLAQLFPEKEIPAYTEGYEGFYHLNNFNGNVEKVEMVYIIRDFDMENFNKRKDFVKEAIEKMNAIYGDGTIQLELRDQYYNMKEKLEDKMYIVERAFNAMKAVGVEPHIKPIRGGTDGARLSFMGLPCPNIFTGGDNYHGRYEYISVNSMKKAVEVIVKIAQI